The following proteins are encoded in a genomic region of Heptranchias perlo isolate sHepPer1 chromosome 6, sHepPer1.hap1, whole genome shotgun sequence:
- the LOC137323017 gene encoding alpha-(1,3)-fucosyltransferase 4-like translates to MRRSLCRQLSFVVSASIVLTLYVFVQELPPVIPPYPSQKRIGVSKTVPTVTVLIWWYPFGKKTKIKDCQALYNIKGCQLTTDRQLYRLSQAVVIHHRDIGGNVSHLPAGQRPASQRWVWMNFESPTHSSHLEELNGVFNWTMSYKFGSDIFIPYGYLYPRKREDWRIVLPNKSKLVAWVISNWNEDHARVKYYHRLSKYLDIDVYGKYGLDLKNNSIVLTVSPYKFYLAFENSQHVDYITEKLWRNAFMSSAVPVVLGPSRANYELYIPADSFIHVDDFSTPKKLAKYLMFLDKNGMSYRKYFDWKRRYNVHLTKFWEEQYCKVCETVKGVSGQYKTISNLASWFQ, encoded by the coding sequence ATGCGTAGAAGTTTGTGCCGACAGCTCTCTTTCGTTGTTTCCGCGAGTATCGTGCTAACCCTTTACGTGTTTGTACAAGAGCTTCCTCCGGTCATTCCCCCATATCCTTCACAGAAAAGGATCGGAGTCAGTAAAACGGTCCCGACTGTGACTGTGCTCATCTGGTGGTATCCGTTCGGCAAGAAGACCAAGATCAAAGACTGCCAGGCTCTTTACAACATCAAGGGCTGTCAATTAACAACAGATCGGCAACTCTACCGGCTTTCGCAGGCTGTGGTCATACATCACCGAGATATAGGAGGAAATGTGAGTCACCTGCCTGCAGGACAGAGACCCGCTTCCCAGAGATGGGTCTGGATGAATTTCGAGTCTCCCACTCACTCTTCACATCTAGAAGAACTGAACGGTGTCTTCAACTGGACTATGTCTTACAAATTCGGGTCGGACATCTTCATTCCTTATGGTTACCTCTACCCCAGAAAAAGAGAAGATTGGAGGATAGTGCTGCCCAACAAATCTAAATTGGTGGCTTGGGTCATCAGCAATTGGAATGAAGACCATGCACGGGTTAAATATTACCACCGGCTCAGTAAATATTTGGACATCGACGTGTATGGAAAATATGGTCTAGATCTCAAAAATAACAGCATTGTTCTGACTGTATCGCCGTATAAGTTTTATCTAGCTTTTGAAAATTCGCAACACGTAGACTATATAACTGAAAAACTCTGGAGAAATGCCTTTATGTCCAGTGCTGTGCCCGTAGTCCTGGGACCCAGCAGGGCGAACTATGAGCTGTACATCCCGGCCGACTCCTTTATCCATGTAGATGATTTCTCGACTCCCAAAAAACTGGCGAAGTACTTGATGTTCTTGGATAAAAACGGAATGAGCTATCGAAAATATTTCGATTGGAAAAGACGCTACAACGTGCATCTGACAAAGTTTTGGGAGGAGCAGTACTGCAAAGTATGTGAGACTGTCAAAGGTGTTAGTGGTCAATACAAGACCATCTCAAACCTGGCCAGTTGGTTCCAGTAA